The sequence TGCCGTTACACTATACcaaaagtttgggctcagtatgatttttttgaaagaaattaatactttttattcagcaagaatgcattaaattgatcaaaagtgacaatattaaatgctattcttttgaactttctattcatcaaagaatctttttttttttttaaactgtgataaaaaatgtttcttaagggttagttcacccaaaaatgaaaattctgtcatttattacttaccctcataccgttccacacccgtaagaccttcgttaatcttcagaacacaaattaagatattttttgttgaaattcgatagctccgtgagacctccatagggagcgatggacacttcctctctcaagatccataacgGTAAcgttactaaaaacatatttaaatcggttcatgtgggtacagtggttcaatattaatattataaagcgacgagaatatttttggagcgccaaaaaaaactaaataacgacttatttagtgatggccgatttcaaaacaatgcttcagaagcatcggagcataaatgaatcagtgtgtcgaaatgctgttcggagcgccaaagtcatgtgagttcagccgttggcagtttgacacgcgatccgaatcatgattcgacacacactgattcataacgctctgaagcttcatgaagcagtcttttgaaatcggtcatcactaaataagtcgttattttgtttttttggcgctccaaaaatattctcgtcgctttataatattaatattgaaccactgtactcgcatgaactgatttaaatatgtttttagtacctttatggatcttgagagaggaagtgtccattgttccctatggaggcctcacggtgCCATCGGATTTTCATCGGAGccacttaatttgtgttctgaagattaactaaggtcttacgggtgtggaacgacatgagggtgagtaatatattacattattttcatttttgggtgaactaaccctttaagcaccaaatcagcatttagaatgatttctgactgatcatgtgacactgaaaactggagtaatgatgctttgccattacatgaatgaatgaattacatttttaaaaatatattaaaatagaaaacagatatattaaattgtaataatatttcacaatgttactgttttcactgtattttcgATCAAGTAAATGAggacttggtgagcataagagacttctttcaagaAACATTAAAAAGGTAAATAGGAAACAAAATGGTTAGATTACACAAGATTACCTAAACTAGTGGTTAGATTACACATAAAAAGATTATTGTTCTAATCTTTTATTCTGAAACTGATAATGTGTATGGTGTACCTTAAGTTCACTGATGGATGAGAGAAGTCCAGCACCGTATGCTCGGAGTGAACCCTCCTGCTTGCACAGGCCAAACTCTACCGTGAAGAAATAGCACTGCAATGGCACCAACATAACCATCAAAACTACTGCAAAAAATATCAAGGCTTTATGCCTATATAAGAACACCAGGAAGCAAAATGAACTGAAATACATACTGTTGCTAATTTCTGCACAGCATCATCAGACGCCCCGAGAGAAGCCAGTCCTAATTCCTGAGAGAACTGTGCAAAACTTGGTTCAGCCAACAGAGGAACATGACCCAGCAGCTCATGACATGTGTCCCTGAAAGACACAAACATGAAgaatttattaatgtatttgtaTGTGCCTATTTCACATGACTCATACAAACAGTGTTTATGTGAAACAGGAGCAAGCTTCTGCTGCATAACAGAGCTGCAGCTTTTTGCAGAAAATATGGTTATTTCTGGGTTGCTACATTATTAGTATTTCCTttaacatttattgtttttttgtttttttatcttaCCTTTCCCTTAGTATGCAATAGCTGTTTGTGCATGTACGATTGTGCATGTGTGAAGATACAAAGTTAATCTCTCTAACAGAAAACATTTGCCTGAAACACTTCGTTTGTTGGCCTGCCATTATTTCCATGACTTAGCTACGACACCATGTTACACCTTTGCATAATGCCCACCTGTACTGGCTGCTTTGACCCGTATTTTTCTTTCAATCCTGACGCCATAATATTTCATAGACAAAATACTGTTTACATCTGCTCACAAAGCCTTGGGATCTGAAACCCGATTATGTTAAGGGGTGTTACATTATCGACACAAAACAGACTGGGACtgagctgaccaatcagaacagaCTGGAATGATGGAGTTCACAGAGACAGTAAAGTCCTGGGTATACTTTATCATTCCGCCTTCCGCTCCATCTCGTGCACAGTTGAATGTCCTTTCAAAGCATGCGCACTGTCTAGTGGACTTTTTTTTCAAGTGCGGATGGAGAGAGTGGACATACTGACACGGAGCATTTCAGGCAGAGGGTGAAATGAGGTGCAGTGTACAGTATGAgatgttttttaaactttacattatgtaaatgtattctagcagaccccccccccccaaattaTGAAGTTGTAAATGAGCATAATATGGGTGCTTTAATAACTTCCatgaataataaatgattattttgagaacattattctGAAATCCACTCAGCTGGCATGTGACTGAGCTTCAACATTCAAATGTGTTTGAGTTGTTGTTTCAATGctaaaaaaacactgaaaatatgataaatagTTGTAAAAAGGTTAACaaaatcaatgttgaaatttgATCAAGATCTGTATTAAAAATGCTGCAATATATCAACATTGAAGCGATTTTCAAAATCGAAATAAAATTCAACAGTGATTTAACTTGATTCATGACGTTGATTCATCCATGAAGAAATGTTAAAATGAGGCAACATGAAATGGAGCCCAAACCCCAAAGTACAAAATATAAACTACTTAAATAATCTGGATTTCCTTTgatttattgaataaaaggtGCTGTGTTTATTTCCATCCTTGCATGATGTGTAACTTTTTCATGCATCAAGTGTGACAGACAGTGGGTGTTGCTTCAACAAAGGGTGCTGCTTCATAAAAGGTTATTTTAAAagattgtgttgataaatagTCCTGAAGAGATAAAGGGATATGTGCTTTGTACTCACGGTTCAGGAGTGTAGAGAGGATCTGAGCTGTGACGCACATATTGTGTACAGTGAAACACTCTGAAGGCCAGACCAGCCAGAAAGTCTCTCGGTGACAAGTACCCAGCAACAGGGCGAATGGTAAAGCCAGTTCGCTCTGAAACACACATACGCAGCCACACATCTACTGTCCTCTGCTCGTGACGCAACTAATATTTCTCTTTAGTTCCTCTTGTACTTGTAAGGTTAAAatatatctttttaaaaaactgtgtgtgttttgatcATGTCTCACCTCTCAGGAAGTTGGACACGTCCTCCAGCTGCGGTATGTTGTCTTCTCTGTAGCCACAGTACTGGGTGAGAAGAGGCAGGTTCTGCAGGTACTCTCTACAGGCATGTGTGGGGTACAGCTTATTCAGCTCCCGAAACACTACACCCCACGTCTTCACCTCTTCCTCTGTAAACTCCACACGTGGTATGGGATCTCCACTGCAGAGTGAGATAGAACCACGTGAATaaataaagatatatatatatatatatatatatatatatatatatatatatatatatatacacacacacacaaaaacatacagtattgtgcaaaagtcttaggcatgtcagtattttcaccaaaaaaaaaaaaaggttttaagtcagttatttatatctttagCTGTAGTGTCACTAgaaaatatcagtttacatttccaaacattcctttTGCCAATTAAAACGAACACCGCGCTCTCCCAACTAATGAGGGGCCAGGACTTATATTTCAAATTAAGAATACCAAAGAggtctgcactctaaaaaacagATCTCCTGTATATctcaattaaagttttttagagtgcagactTCTTTGGTATTCTCAAACAttccttttgccattaattgtaataatccagtgagatttttgtatACACGAGGATTCTGACAACAGCCGGTATGATCCACATGGAGATCATCATCGAGTccatctgtgattacatgaggaaacagaaaaaaatggagACAAATTAAATCCAGAAGAATTGTGGCAACGTCTCcaagatgcttgaagaaacctgcctgcaaagctacctgaaaaactACAGTATGTGCAACCTAGgacaaaagctgttttaaacgcaaagggtggtcacaccaaatattgatttgatttagttaatagaagttaattgataaataaaatgtatttatgacattatttttgaaagcatcctcactttacagtatttttacacaagtgcctaaaTCTTTTCACAGTAGCTTTGCAGGCAGGTTCTTCAAGCGTCTTGGAGACGttgccacagttcttctggatttagtctgTCACAGTTTtctctgtttcttcatgtaatcccTGATGGactcgatgatggtgagatcagatctccgTGTGGATCAtaccggctgttgtcagactccttgtgcataCAAAAAATGTCACttgattattataaataatggcaaaatgaatgtttggaaatgtaaactgatatctcttactgacacactacagcaaaagatataaataactgacctgaaacctttatttatttatttatttatttttatttttttattttttggtaaaAAGAGTAACTTGCCTaagacttttgaacagtactgtataataaaatatttggaattaaaggtgatagagaggattttttcgtcgactgagaatacaaagactgttactgagtttttgaaatgagcgcatgcgtaagaacaacccccctccttcacaacacatttcaaaaggaacgcctcccaaaactcgtaaacactcgtatttgaacacaagtgtttaccaccggcattcgctgtgtcgtgttttttggattcattatgtcggactcaccgcaggtaactcataatctgcagctgttactcctgtctcctgacaaaaacattgcatgcggcgcctgtagagtgtggaaagttactggagcgcgcagccgtgcacgtctctcaaaaggaacgtcacggcagtgattgacaagccagagggccaatcgtttacgcgatgatcgcgtaaatgattggctgatgtttttaaggccctacctcgtgcacagatgatgtatattaatattattactttcagtgcacctaataaatagtcttttatcagttagtaaagacagtttcaagtaatattgcaaaaatgtataaaacaaaacatcctctttagcacctttaatccaGTTATTGTTAAAACCCTATTATTAAACGTACTGTTTGTAACTCATGGCAAGATCAGCAAAATATTTCCTTCTCTTACGGTAAATGTTGTCTTTGAATCCCTGAAATCATATAAGCACACACAGTCACAACTCAAACACTGAAGATTATTACATTATCAGTATGACATAAATACTACTGATTATTAATAACCAGTGAATTTTCTATTGCCTAATCTCTGTGGCAGACAATACTGACCGGATGATCCGCATCCAAATCTGAACCATACATCAGAACACGACAGGCACTCTTATCCAAATCTGAGATCTTCTTAGGGAACCAAGGCACCTCAGCatctgaaaaatgtattaacaCAGGTTTACACAtgatttttacttatttatttatttatttattttttattatgaaggaaTAAAGCACAGTACCATTTACAGGAGTCCAGAATTTATCAGGTGAGTCCATTTCTATAATGCTTGTTTGTTTGCGTAGCAGCTGAACAATATCTTTCAGAGTTTCTCGATCACTGTCACAATCCACTAGTACTTCCAACTCCGAGTTGCGCCGTCGGGACTTACGTGACTCAATATGCAAAAGGTTTACCTGGTTGTCCTGTTTATAACAAATGAAAATATGTCATTTAGCCCACTTTAACTgagtaataattatataaagaatatatatatatatatatatatatatatatatatatatatatatatatatatataggagaTGTATTAGTGAGAAGGTCTTTGAATTTAAACATATCACCAGCATTTTTTTCATTCAAAGACATTGTCCATACTTTCCATGATTTAATACTCACTCACGATTTGACAATTATTCTAAATTAGaagttaaataataaattaacttcTATTTATTGTACATATGTTTAACTTCTGTTTATTGTATATATGTTTTAAGCTGGAATTACTAAACAATTAGTGTATAACATGATTCTACTAAAGCTAAGAATAACCAAATAATACAGAGAGATAGAACAGAAAACATTTATGTACCTGAAATAGTTTTAAAGCCTTCACCAGCCCTCCGACTTCATTCTTCAGAGAGAAGACAATAGCGGCATGTTCCCTCTTGGAGGAAAGTATCTTGTCTTTGTTCTCGTCTGTCTTATGAAAAGTAGTTTTCTTCAGCTtaataaaaaagagagagaaataccTATATTCAGTACTCAGGTGTTTCTTCACATTACCATGACAATCTCTCTACTACAGAGCAGATAATATCATGCATGAGTGAACTTATGTTTGTTTTGGACCTGCTTTTAAAACAGGAAATTGGTATTCAAATGCAAATAACATGTAAAGAACATTATAGTAAACAGGTTGGGTAGGGTCCATAgtgataataaatatttatatgacTAGACCAGCACTATGTGGTGGACA is a genomic window of Megalobrama amblycephala isolate DHTTF-2021 linkage group LG3, ASM1881202v1, whole genome shotgun sequence containing:
- the tph1b gene encoding tryptophan 5-hydroxylase 1b, yielding MLANKLDGPRRGRSFDSINKSYEEKQLNNELKKTTFHKTDENKDKILSSKREHAAIVFSLKNEVGGLVKALKLFQDNQVNLLHIESRKSRRRNSELEVLVDCDSDRETLKDIVQLLRKQTSIIEMDSPDKFWTPVNDAEVPWFPKKISDLDKSACRVLMYGSDLDADHPGFKDNIYRKRRKYFADLAMSYKHGDPIPRVEFTEEEVKTWGVVFRELNKLYPTHACREYLQNLPLLTQYCGYREDNIPQLEDVSNFLRERTGFTIRPVAGYLSPRDFLAGLAFRVFHCTQYVRHSSDPLYTPEPDTCHELLGHVPLLAEPSFAQFSQELGLASLGASDDAVQKLATCYFFTVEFGLCKQEGSLRAYGAGLLSSISELKHSLSGAAKILPFEPKVTCKQECLITTFQDVYFVSESFEEAKFRMREFAKTIQRPFSLRYNPYTQSVCVLKDMPSINDVVEELRHELDIVGDALCRLSTHLGV